A window of Chryseobacterium aquaeductus genomic DNA:
ATACCGATTGGTATATTTTTGTTATATTTGCAGACCATTTTAGCAGAAAATGTCTAAAGCAGATAAAACAAAGCAGTTCATTATTGAGAAAACAGCTGCTCTCTTCAACAGCAAAGGCTATACAAGAACATCATTATCTGATATTTCTGAAGCTACTGGTTTGACAAAGGGAAGCATCTATGGAAATTTTGAGAATAGAGACGAACTGGCGCTTGAGGTTTATAAATTCAATTCAGGATTGCTTACAAAAAATCTATCCAGGTCTTTTGGGAAAGACTTTCCTACAGCTTTAGACAAGCTTAAAGCATTTGTAGCATTTTATAGAAAAAACTGGCATTTTGTTTTCGCTAATGGTGGTTGCCCGATCATGAATGCGGCAACAGAATCTGATGATACCTTTCCTCATCTTAAAAATCAGGTTAAAATTTCGTTTGAAGAGTGGATGAAAAGAATTTCTACCATCATCACGAAAGGTCAGAAAAGCGGAGAATTTAATCCTGAAATATCTGCGCAGGAATATGCTTCATTATTCATAATGCTCGTTGAAGGCGGCATTCTTTTATCTAAAACCACATCTGACGAAAAACATTTAAATCTGGCATTAGACAAGATTTTAAAAATCATTAATAAAGAAATACAAAAGATTCCGTCATAAAAAGGTTGCTATGGATAAACTTGCAAAATTACAATCATTCGTCGGTAAAGAATTTACAGAATCGCCGTCACCGTTTATGCGCTGGCTAAAACCTATTGTGATTTCAGCAGAAGAAGGGCAGATTGCGTTTAGATATACGGTGAGACCAGAATGGCTGAATCCGATGGGAAATCTTCACGGTGGCGTTACAGCAGCTATCATGGATGACATTATTGGCGCAACTATGTTTTCTCTGAATGAAAATTCATTTCTAACAACCATCAATAATGTGATTGATTATTTTTCGACTGCGAAAGAAAACGATCAAATTATAGCCGAAACGAAAATCATCAAAAGAGGTAAACAATTCGTAAACACACAATGTGAAATTTGGAATGCTGACAAAACACGCTTGATCGCGAGAGGAACTTCTAATTTATTTAAAATCAATAACTAAAAAAAAAACGGTCAACAAAAATTTAAATTATTTGGCACGATTATTTACACATTAAAAAAAGAATAAAATCTATATATGAAATCGCTAAAACTTGTTTTGATATATAAACATTAATTTAAATAAGCGATATCATATAACCTTTAAAAAAAAGTATAAAATCTATATGAAAAGAGTTGTCATCACAGGATTGGGTGCAGTAACACCTTTGGGAAACAATGTCGAAGATTTTTGGCAGAACAGCATCAACGGAAAAAGTGGAGCTGATCTTATCAAACATTTTGATACAGAGAAATTTAAGGTTAACTTTGCGTGCGAAGTCAAAAACTTTGATCCTAAAGCTCATCTTACCCATCACGAAATAAAAAGAAGCGATCTTTTCACGCAATATGCATTACACTCTTCTGCAGAAGCTATACAGGATTCGGGTTTGGATCTGGAAAAAATGGATCCGTTTGACATTGGAGTGATCTGGGGAACCGGACAAGGAGGAATGTGGACTTTTGAGAATGAAGTAATGGGA
This region includes:
- a CDS encoding TetR/AcrR family transcriptional regulator, whose protein sequence is MSKADKTKQFIIEKTAALFNSKGYTRTSLSDISEATGLTKGSIYGNFENRDELALEVYKFNSGLLTKNLSRSFGKDFPTALDKLKAFVAFYRKNWHFVFANGGCPIMNAATESDDTFPHLKNQVKISFEEWMKRISTIITKGQKSGEFNPEISAQEYASLFIMLVEGGILLSKTTSDEKHLNLALDKILKIINKEIQKIPS
- a CDS encoding PaaI family thioesterase encodes the protein MDKLAKLQSFVGKEFTESPSPFMRWLKPIVISAEEGQIAFRYTVRPEWLNPMGNLHGGVTAAIMDDIIGATMFSLNENSFLTTINNVIDYFSTAKENDQIIAETKIIKRGKQFVNTQCEIWNADKTRLIARGTSNLFKINN